The Ursus arctos isolate Adak ecotype North America chromosome X, UrsArc2.0, whole genome shotgun sequence genome includes the window GTTTGGCCTGGCTCTCTGGCAGAGAGGCCAGCACGGTGGAGGTAGTGGGGATCTCCTCATCTACAGACAGTCCCAGTTCCAGGTTCGCAGACGGCTGTAAGCCAACGTTCTGAACCTTTGGCTTCTCCCAGGAAGGGCCTCCCTTGCTCAGCGGAGCAGCTCTGGCTGAGACCCTGGAGCTGGCTCGGCGGGTGCTGCCggtggaggaggtggagggagtgggGGCCTGAGGGGAGGCCACCGTGACTTCACTTCTCTCCTCGTCATCTTCAATCACCACCAGGTCCTTGGGCATCTCCTTAAACTGGTACACCAGCCTCTGCCCTTCCACTTTGGCAAGGATGCCTCTTTGGTAGTAATATCTGGGGGACAaggggcggggagtggggagtgAGGCAGGGACTCACTGCCCTCCAGGGCCAGGCAGCCAGATGGGAGCCCCAGATCAAGCGAAGGGGTAAGGCCAACTCTTAGACTTGGAaggtttttatgaaatttctgAGATCTCGCCCTGAGGACACAAAGGGCCATGAAAAGGGGTTTCAAATGCTAGCCCCACCCTGCTTTCGGGCAAAGGACAAAGGGGAGTGAAGGATGAGCGGGGTTGGCTGGTGGGGAGCCCAGCCATCCCCCAGCCTGCAGGATTAGTGATGGGTAACTCGGGCCTGTCTCCTTAGCGCTCGGGCCGGCGGAATGCCCTTCGTGGGGGTGGGAGGCCCTAAAAGGCTCTTCTgctataaaaagagaaaaggctaGCACAGATCTTTCAGAGGGAGGGGACTGTGCCTCCCAGAAGGGGTCTGGGGACGGGCTTAGGGGCAAGCCGGCCCGAAGCAGGAGGGACGTGCTGGACGAGAAGAGCCTGACAAAGCTCGCAGGTGGGGACTCGCTGCCCCGGCAGCTCCTACCTCAGCGCCCGCCCCATCGTCTCATAGTTCATGTCGGGCTTGTTTTTCTGCTTCCCCCACAGCTTGGACACAGCTTTGGAGTCCACCAGCTTGAAGATGCCTTTCTCTCGCTGGGTCCACTTGATGTACTTCGGGCAGGTGTTCCTGTCCTGCAGCAGCGCGAGGAGGAACTCCCACAGGTAGATGGTGCTGCCTGTAGAGCGGCAGGTGATGAGGAGCAGCCCGGGCACCCCGACCCCTTCCCACCTGGCCTGACTCCCAGCTGTACCTTTGCCGTCCTTCGATTTCTTGCGGATGGGGACGCTGGGGTCAGTGACAGGGGAGGTACTGCGGCTGCCTTTTGTCTTCCGGACTAcgaggggaaggcagggggagCGTGATGAGGCTGAGAGCACACGGAGTGCTCCAGGGCAGGCTCCCAAGAGGGAGGGCCATGGAGCTCACCGAGTGGGGTGCCACGGCAGACAAGGAAGAACCAGGTCACCAGGGCCAGAGGCCCAGGATCGCTCTCCGCAACCACAGCCCTCAGGTTCCTGTACCCGCCTGGTGGCCCACCCTCACGCTCAGGCCCCAAAGGTACACCAGAACACCACCGCCGATGTGGCCAACCAGTGTAGTGCTGACAAATGAGTCAGCTTTCGAAGAACCCAATCCGCCTAGCCTGATTTTGGAAATGAGAAGGCGGCCTAAAGGTGCAGCTGTTGTACAGGTAAGTGTGAGACTGGGGCTCTGGTTGCCACACCGACAAGGCACTATCAAGCAGTCCTTGCCTAAGGAAATCAATAACATTGGGCTTGGGAAAGCCCAAAGTCCTCTCCCACAAATGGCCTAAGCTCCACAAGGTCTGAGAGGAAGATAAGCACACCGCATAAGGCGTCTTTTACAGGCAGGGGGCCCCAAAGGGCCAGCGCCTGGCCATGGGGCCAAGCCTGGTGTCCGAACACCCAGACTAGGATTCAACCCATTTGGGATCATTGGCATTTCTGCAAGCGTTTACATATATGCTGGGCTGGCAGGAGAGGCATGGGCAGGCCAACCGATGAGGCCAGGCTGTACAGAAGGGAGGACTTTTCATCCATCCCTGTCACACCAGAGAGCTGTCCTCTGAATGTGTCTGTGAGCCTTCACCCACTCATCCCTTATTGTCTCCCTGACCCGCCCCCTCCtaccgcacccccaccccccgcaggcAGACAAGatggacagacacacagacacaaagacacacacacacacacactctctctctctctctcttacttctcttctttgattttccAGTCTTCTTGGCACTTTCCTCTCTGGGGACCTTCTCCTCCAAACAATGCCCCTCCTGGTCATCAGTGTCACCTGCCCCATTTAGGGCATCAGGCTCAGAGACAGGAAACAGGTAGTTGGGCAGAGTGGCAGCTGGAGCAGGGTCTGAGTCTGGAAGCATTTCGGAGGTGCTGACTGCAAAGAGAAAGGCCTGAGGTGCCTGAGGCCCAGTGCAGGGTGGGAGTGTGGTCTCCCGGCACTTAAGAGAATGGCAGTCTCCTGGGGAGGGCGGAGGAGCTGGTCCCCGCAGCCCCAGATACAGGATACACCTGAAAATGCCTCATGTGTCTCACACCATGAGGAGAGGAAACATCTGCAGGGTTGTGGGCATGAGCTGGCCCCAATCACGGCTGCCACATTTACAGCCactgctgggagtgggggagtTCCAGGCAACACCCAGGGTAAAGGGCCACCTCGATTTAGTCATTCACTTGTTCTACAACTGGAAGGCACCTTAGATATCACTTAGCCCAACTCCTCTGCTTTcctgataaggaaactgagattcagagatgGCAGGGCatgtgtccaaggtcacacagcaagttggtGCCTGGTACGTGTaggcattcagtaagtatttgctgaagCCTGAGTGAACATTAGTGACAGGGTCAGGAACAGAAGTGCTGGGACTCTTAACTGGCAGCTTCGGGCtttctcccccgccccaccccgtgGGATCCCAGCATCCCCCTTGGGGAAGGACAGTTAGGGCCAGAGGTCCTCCTGTCCATGAGTCGGGCAAAGGCCTAAggggggcctggggcaggagccCACCTTGGGGGCCTTCTGGGGAGGTACAGGGGCTGAGCTCCAAGCCTGGCATACTTCTAATGAGCCAAGCCCTGCACAGTCTTCCTGGGGGGCCCGGCAAGAGAGCAGAGGGGACCGAAGAGTCACCCTGGCCAATCGCAggcagccttaaaaaggaaggaatttctgacatatgctacaacatggacagaccttgacgtcattatgctaaatgaaataggcCAGTCCCCAAAGACCACTACGGTGTGATTCCACTCCTGTGAGGTCCCTAGAGTAATCCAATTCATGGCGACAGAgagtggtggctgccagggggtgaggggaggggggaatggggagttagtgtttaatgggcaaagagtttcagttttgcaagctGGAAGCTTCTGGAGATagacggtggtgatggttgcccaacaATACAAATGTACTTAATACCGTTGACCTGGACACTGAAAAATGGTGAAGGTAGTCAATTTTATGTTAggtgtattttactacaatttaaaaattggaaaagtaaAGTACCCCTGGCCACCTCTCCCCTGTCTACAgtgcccctctgcacccccccccattcCCGCCCCAGCTCAAGAGCACGCTTACACGGCTGTCAGTGGCTGTGAGTACACATGCCTGCGCACACATGTGCCTGCGAATCCAGTACACGGATGTGATATTTTTAAACGGCATCTTCTGCTGCCTTGAGTTAAGGCACCAGGGTTCACACTTACAGATCTGCTTCTCATCCAGGATGTCGCTGGGAGACTCAACATTGAGCAAGACTTCAGTGGTTGACATGGTTTGTGAGGTTGCTTCATTGTCATCTGGTTCCAGGTTCCACGGTGTGGGGTGCAGGGGGCAGAAAAAAAGTTCCCTCAGGGCTCAGGGCAGGGGTAGAGCCATCATCGGGGCCAGGCCAGAGAACAGTGCTAAGGAGCCAAGGGACCTGGAAGGGGTTAGCGTGCTACCTACTGTaactctcccccttttctctacACTCACCCCAGCTGGTCTCCACTCCTAGTCCCACTCCATCTTGAAAGACCACGGATCCGTCTGGATGGTTTCCTCCTCTATGAAGTGGTGCTACCTTTTGCTTGTCCTAACCACCCTATCTAATTTCCCACTCTGGCGGGTCTTGCCCTTGCTGCGTGGGGTCATGGAAAGCCATTGTGGGCTACGATATTCCCTGACGACAGAACCCCTTTCTCTTCTGCACTTCCCTGCCCAGGAAGGAAACAAACCTGCCAGCAAAATACTGCCCTCCAGGATCTGGTCCTGCGTCATGCACAAGGTCCCATCCGTTATGATGCCATTGTGAACGTCGTCCAGCTCCAGTCCTGAGTACAGATGCAGTAATTCGGGGTAGGGTACCTGCTCCACGATCACAGCTGGGAACACTGAGGGGTCTTCCAGCTATGGACAAGACAGGGATCCGGTTTAAGGCTCACCTGCCTctcccaggaagccctccctacCAGAATCTGGCCCTTCTTGCAATTCCTAATTCTTGGAGCCCTCAGGCTCTCCCTTGTCTGGGATGACATTGCTCTGGGTCCAACCTCACTAGGTGATGCTTTGAGTGGCTTCTTGATTAACAGAGATGGGCTAGCTCTGTACCACCTGCACTCAATCAAGGGCGGGCATCTTTAGTTGGTTGTAGTTCTGGGTTAATCCATGGCGAAGGTTAGTGCTCAGTCTATGAGAATGGTTAGGCTCCTTCTCAGGCCAGTTGGAAAGGATTAGTCAATGGTGAGGGTGAGGGGCTCAATCTATAGCCAGGTGAGGGACTCAGCCTACAGTCAGGGTTGGGTATCCAGGGTTAGAGGCTCTGACTGTGCACATCTTAAGGCTTAGTCTCTGGCAATGAAGACAGAAGAACAGAAACATTATAGAGGTAGAAGGTTAGGGCCCAGTCCCTGTCTGGATGGGGGAGAGGGTTCCAATTTCCAGCTTGATTCACTGGGTGCAGGGGACACTGTTCATGTGAAGGTGAAGGAGAAACAgctttttggagaaagagaaggagaacagTGTCTGGCTATGGTGAGTCTGAGGTACCTTTGAGATATTTAACACGGAGATACATATCGGTGAGTCAAAAATATGAGTCCAAGAGCTCAAAAGGGTGGTCACTAAATCCCTTAGCGTGGACACAATGATCAGGATGAGAATTTGCCCCCTGGAGGACATAGTTGTTCTCAAATCAAACAAACCTAAATGAAAAAAGGAGAGTgattggggtgactgggtggcttggtcggttaggtgtccaactcttggctttagCTCCGGTactgacctcagggtcctgggatcgggcgctcgtgtagggctctgtgctcatgagattatctccctctccatctccctctccctctgctcctccccctgctcgtgctcttgctctctaaaataaataaataaaagcttttttaaaaaaaggagtgtGACTgcaactgtcttttaaaaaaaagattaatttattcatttatttgagagagagtgcacgtgagcAACCATGagtggaaggggggaggggcgacagagagggacaagcagactccccattcaaaagggagcccaacgcagggctcgattccaggaccccaggatcatgacctcagccaaaggcagacgcttaacccactgagccacccaggcgccctgcaactctttttcaaaattatgtataGAAGGAATTATACCAGAACGTTTATAATAGTTATATTTTGTTTGTGGGACTCTGGGtgacttttttcccttctttcaaattttctgtattttccaaattttctttcatGGGGCTGTTAATTCGTTTTtcatgaaaaaagaatgagaatgttCAGTTCTGCCTAATGTTCCCGaaggatgcagaaaaataaaaattgataaaacgTCGTTGGGTTTGACCACTGGGCAGTCACCCTGGCTAGACTTTCAGGGGACTGCTGGGGTCCCAAGGCACATTACAACGGATCTCAGAGAGGACGGACTGAGACAGGCAGTCGGGTGTAGTGATGAAGGCCACGGAGTTGAGAGCCATCTGTCCGATATGGTACTCATAGGCATGAGTGACTATTTCaatgtaaatgtaaaactttcTCAAGATTAAAAGTCCAGTCCTTCGATTGCATTAGCCAAAGTTCAAGTGCTCCACAGCCTCCGGTGACCAGTGGCCCTGTACCGGACAGGGCAAATACAGGACACTTCTAGTATCTCTGAAAATTCCACTGGATTGTCCTGATCTAGAGCCAGACAACCTGGGTTTGAAAGCAAGTTCTGTTACTTAGCAGCAGTGGGACCTCGGGCAAGCTAACTGATCTCGCTGTGCattggtttcctcatttataaaactgGGGTGGTCATATTAAACAACCCCATAGGGTTGTGTAAACAGATCAATGTGCAAAAAGCACATAGAACAGGCCTGGTGTAGAGTCCGCTCTCATCCAGTGTTGTAGGTATCAGAGACTTCTAGGAGACTAgtaatgcttttatttcttaacctgggtgGTGAGTTCATGGGTGTTCGttttataattattcatatatatatatatatatatatatatatatatatatgagttatACACTCTTTTGTATTAATGATACATTtttcaatacaaatttttttcctaaaaagggagagaaaggaggtgaGAACGTAAGCACAGAGGGTGGAGACCGTACTGATGAACAGAAAGGAGTTAAGAAGGTGGTTTCTTGAAGGAGGTGGGTAGAAGGGAGAGAAGGGTTTCTTTTAGGGCTGGGGAGACCTGAAGATGTTCTAGATTGAGGAGAAAGGTCTGGAAGATCTGAAGGATTTAAGAGAGAGACATTGGAGGTGACCAATGGGTTGAGGtctcagaggcaggagagaagagaTTACGTATGGGTAGGAGATACCGCTGGAAGGAAGAGGGATACTTCTTTGTCCCGGATCAGCAGGAAGGAAACAGTAACAGTGATGTTATCAGtacaaaggaggagggaggggaacagAGGGTGTCCTTGGCTTTGAGCTTCTCTGTGAATTGGAGGAGAAGCTGTCTgctgagggtggaggggcaggtgtGGGATTGGGAGGGAAGAACAGCCTCCATGAAGAACAGTAACAGTTGCTGAGCTGACCAGAAACAGGCAAAAATGACTAGTAGTATCGAGAGCCAGGTATGGTTagatttttcctcccttctcttcccatgGTGCCTTCCACGAGCCTAGGCACACCACACGTACTGGGTAAGACAGCACAATTTGAGGTTAAGACTCAGAGGGACAGAAAGTACAATGTGCTCAATGCCCACTAGGGGGCAGCCCTGGGTAGGCTGCTAGAGGTTGGACGAAGTTTTCTGTCCTCACAAGGATTCAGCACAGAGAGCATCAGTACTAGGCTAGGGTGCCCTTAGAGATAATCCAACTGGATCTCCTCTTGGTGAAGAGGGGAAGACGACAGCCAGA containing:
- the ELF4 gene encoding ETS-related transcription factor Elf-4 isoform X1, which translates into the protein MAITLQPSDLIFEFASNGMDDIHQLEDPSVFPAVIVEQVPYPELLHLYSGLELDDVHNGIITDGTLCMTQDQILEGSILLADDNEATSQTMSTTEVLLNVESPSDILDEKQIFSTSEMLPDSDPAPAATLPNYLFPVSEPDALNGAGDTDDQEGHCLEEKVPREESAKKTGKSKKRIRKTKGSRSTSPVTDPSVPIRKKSKDGKGSTIYLWEFLLALLQDRNTCPKYIKWTQREKGIFKLVDSKAVSKLWGKQKNKPDMNYETMGRALRYYYQRGILAKVEGQRLVYQFKEMPKDLVVIEDDEERSEVTVASPQAPTPSTSSTGSTRRASSRVSARAAPLSKGGPSWEKPKVQNVGLQPSANLELGLSVDEEIPTTSTVLASLPESQAKLTKAGSASSLASNIHLGVAPVGSGSALTLQTIPLTTVLTSGPPASTPASTQLVLQSVPPASTFKDTFTLQASFPLNTSFQESQVAAPGAPLILSGLPQLLAGANRPTNPVPSSVAGAGPAGPSSQPPGTVIAAFIRTSGATAASGVKEGPLRPSSYVQGMVTGAPMEGLLVPEETLRELLRDRAHLQPLPTQVVSRGSHNPSLLGNQTFSSPTRPTVGLTPVAELELSSGSGSLFMAEPSVTTSGSLLTRSPTPAPFSPFNPTSLIKMEPHDI